A genomic stretch from Seriola aureovittata isolate HTS-2021-v1 ecotype China chromosome 13, ASM2101889v1, whole genome shotgun sequence includes:
- the LOC130180412 gene encoding glucosamine-6-phosphate isomerase 2 has protein sequence MRLVILDEYDLASEWAAKYIRNKIIQFRPSADRYFTLGLPTGSTPYGCYQKLIEYYRSGDISFKYVKTFNMDEYVGLPRAHPESYHSYMWNNFFKHIDIDPANAHILDGNADDLETECQAFEQKIAEAGGIELFVGGIGPDGHIAFNEPGSSLVSRTRVKTLAKDTIVANARFFGNDLSKVPTMALTVGVGTVMDAKEVMILITGAHKAFALYKAIEEGVNHMWTVSAFQQHPRTIFVCDEDATLELRVKTVKYFKGLMHVHNKLVDPVLSIKDQ, from the exons ATGAGGCTGGTCATCCTGGACGAGTATGACCTGGCCAGTGAGTGGGCAGCTAAATACATCCGCAACAAAATCATCCAGTTCAGGCCTTCAGCAGACAGATACTTCACTCTGGGTTTACCTACAG GGAGCACTCCTTATGGCTGTTACCAGAAGTTAATAGAATACTACAGAAGTGgagacatttcattcaaatatgTGAAAACCTTCAACATGGATGAATATGTTG GTCTACCACGTGCTCATCCAGAGAGCTACCACTCCTACATGTGGAACAACTTCTTCAAGCACATCGACATCGATCCAGCCAACGCTCACATCCTGGACGGAAACGCCGACGACCTGGAGACAGAGTGTCAGGCCTTCGAGCAGAAGATCGCCGAGGCCGGAGGGATCGAGTTGTTCGTAGGAG GAATCGGTCCTGATGGTCACATTGCCTTCAATGAACCGGGCTCCAGCCTCGTCTCCAGGACCAGAGTGAAAACCCTGGCTAAGGACACCATCGTGGCCAACGCTCGTTTCTTTGGTAACGACCTCTCCAAGGTTCCCACCATGGCTCTCACTGTGGGTGTGGGAACCGTCATGGACGCCAAGGAG GTGATGATTCTGATCACGGGAGCACACAAAGCCTTCGCTCTGTACAAAGCCATAGAGGAGGGAGTGAACCACATGTGGACGGTGTCGGCCTTCCAGCAACACCCACGCACCATCTTTGTCTGTGACGAGGACGCCACGCTGGAGCTCCGAGTCAAAACTGTCAAATACTTCAAAG GTTTAATGCACGTTCATAACAAGCTGGTGGACCCAGTGCTGAGCATAAAGGACCAGTGA
- the LOC130180413 gene encoding cytochrome c oxidase subunit 8A, mitochondrial, which produces MPGFLRTIASRAAPALRQQTVSQRASMYTRPAKEKIGPVETTIGMSMFALAILGPSGWILAHLEDYKKKE; this is translated from the exons ATGCCGGGGTTCCTGAGGACCATCGCCAGCCGTGCTGCCCCTGCCCTGCGGCAACAGACTGTCTCCCAGAGAGCCAGTATGTACACCAGACCGGCCAAGGAAAAGATCGGCCCAGTC GAAACTACCATTGGAATGAGTATGTTTGCCCTGGCCATCCTGGGACCATCTGGATGGATCCTGGCCCACCTGGAGGACTACAAGAAGAAGGAGTGA